The DNA sequence AAATTAGTGTTTGAAGAAGCCTCTCGTTATCTCTATTTCAATGTTCAAAGAAACTTAGTAAATCCAGAGGGTAAGAAATCGTTTTCTCCAGGGCAGTATCTTGTAGATGCTTATGATGAGCTATACCGTCTAATTTCTAAATATCCTAATGGACCTCTTTTCAAAGCTATGGATAGAGTTCTAGAACATGAATCTAGAGTTTATGACCCTATGATTTTAGGAATCCTGCCTAGCTTAGAAGGAACTTTGAAGTTAAATGAGAGATCTATCGATGTAATAAGATCTCCGAGTCCAGTTACACAGAGCTCTATTTCTTATGCTAACTGTAATGAAGAATTCCTTGGATTTCTCAGTGCTGCGGCAAATTTAGGAGATGTTACTTTAGTCCTGAATATTCAAAATCGTATATCAAGAAAAGAACGTGCTCGAAGCCGTGTGATAGAAGAGGCTTTAGAACAAGAAGAATACCGTTCTTATGTTTACACCTTCTCTTTCCCAGAACCCGAGGAACTCCTTCATAACTTAGAAAGTGTCCACGGAGACATTGAAACTTTTTCGGATTTTTTCTCTATCTTGCAAGAAGAATTTCAAAAATCAAGCTCGATTTCTTCTTTTTTTCTCACTCAAGAATTAAAAGAGTCTGTGCATGTTTTCTTAAAAGAACATCTTACTGCATTGAAGGATATCTTTTTTTCAAAGAAAAAAATTTTATTTAAAAATGATAAGCTCTTACTTTTACATCTTCTATCCTATTTACTCGTATTTAAATTAATAGAAACTGTTAACCCCAACTCTATCTTAGTCATATCTAAAGATGGATTGGATTATGTTGCTATCTTTATTGCAGGATTTGCTTTTTTTTCTAGGGAAGCATTTTGGGATGAGCACAGTTTGAAATTATTGCTGACTAATATTCTATCACCTACCTTGGTAGCCAGAGATCGTTTGGTGTTTGCCTCTCATATTGAACTCTTAAGTAAATTTCTAAACTGTTTAAAGAAAAACCGTCAGGGGTTCTCTAATATGAAATCTTTCTTCAATTGTGATATCGAGGCTTGGGAATTTACAGGTTATCTTAACGAACTTACTGAAGTTTCGCATAAGCATAATTTGTAAGTATAAGGAGAGCTATGAGGGGAATAGCCATTACAGGAAAGGTTGGAAGAACACTACTACTTGCTAAGACGATGCCCGCTTTTAAAAAAACAAAGAAAATATTTATAGTGCCTAACGGAATTAAATAGGCTAAGGTGACTGTCGGCGTTCTACTAAATCTCAAACAGAGATAAGCAGATAAAATAATCCCAGCCATACAAGCAAGTGGAGAAATTATTAGGTAGTAAAATTGTGCAAGAAGAGCCAAGATTCTTTGTGGAACTTGTGTAGAGAGTCCTAAACCTGTAGCATTCCAAGGTATGGCTTTGACAAATTCTGACAGTCGGTTTTTACTTCCAGCAGAAAAAAGTTTAGAAAAAGGATTTTCATAAAAACTAAATTCGATTTCA is a window from the Chlamydia serpentis genome containing:
- a CDS encoding calcium-binding protein is translated as MKRSRRNFEQALKDLERLKQISLSTSDDSYLNNPARVSQRKQAYSSVIEMKEALKNVENYLLEASCVSKNHADKALKESDFLIAGVQNVFSFLEGQEDIYKSLLEEYSEVNRAYDEVKKNLQQSVTDTSTNDKIEESKVPKEPECFLNNLVEVKRDRSYELFYLLDEEDKRFYNDTLVQIIYKQNKLHETVHEGDPLTKTLLWNSEEIKHIASSLVLVNDMPLRLFYQRALSHLDLESVVKVHNAVMALFFSRYEANAVSSNPKKHNILYFNDFLLFLRAAWKDLNNNPVIDSQEKKQTRLLAAALSMGVFKSKLVFEEASRYLYFNVQRNLVNPEGKKSFSPGQYLVDAYDELYRLISKYPNGPLFKAMDRVLEHESRVYDPMILGILPSLEGTLKLNERSIDVIRSPSPVTQSSISYANCNEEFLGFLSAAANLGDVTLVLNIQNRISRKERARSRVIEEALEQEEYRSYVYTFSFPEPEELLHNLESVHGDIETFSDFFSILQEEFQKSSSISSFFLTQELKESVHVFLKEHLTALKDIFFSKKKILFKNDKLLLLHLLSYLLVFKLIETVNPNSILVISKDGLDYVAIFIAGFAFFSREAFWDEHSLKLLLTNILSPTLVARDRLVFASHIELLSKFLNCLKKNRQGFSNMKSFFNCDIEAWEFTGYLNELTEVSHKHNL